The window GCTTTTTAATTCCGATCCGAAGAGAAATGCGCTCCCCATCCATCCATAATAGAGCGGCTTCTCTCCCAAACGGTCGCGAACCAGGTGGAGCCGCCGCTCTTTTCGATCCCACAAGGCAAAGGCGAACATGCCGTTCAATCGCCGGACCGCTCCTTCCACCCCCCATCGGCTGATCGCTTCAAGCATCACCTCGGTATCCGAATGACCCCGGAAGCGCCCGCCCGACCCTTCCAGCTCCTGACGCAAACCTCTAAAGTTATAGACCTCTCCGTTGAAAGCGATGATGTAACGGCCGGAGGCCGACGCCATCGGCTGATGCCCCTCCGGCGAAAGATCGATGATGGAGAGACGGCGATGGCCCAAGGCGATACCGGCCTCCGCATCGACCCAGACGCCGCGATCGTCCGGACCCCGGTGGGCAAGGGCGTCGGCCATCCGGGTGACGATCGATTCCAGTTCGCCTGGACTTCTTTGGAGAGAAATGTCGAGGCAACCGCTCAGACCGCACATTGGATTCTTTTCCTCTTGGATACTTCCATAGACGGCGGGGCTTACTCTTCCTTGGTAAAGACGAACTCATTACAGCCGAGGCCTGCGCCGCAGGTCTTCAGCTTTTGCAGCCGATATCCTCTTTGATGGTAAAAGTTGAAAATTTCTTCGGGCTTCGCCACTTCGAACGGATATCCCCCCAGCCAGTCAAACCAATCGGTCCATCTCGCCATCCCGCGCTCTTTTTTATAATTGCTGTATCGCTTTAAAGGATTTTTCAGGCAAAGCAGATCGAAGATCGCTCCGCGTAGAACGAAATACGGGATGAAAAAACCGACCGTCAATCCCTTCCCCAACGGCCCGGAGCAATAAAATTGCTTCACCTTGCGCCAGAGGACCGATTTATAGAGTTGATCGTTGTAGATGGAGATAAAGAGAAACCCTCCGTCGGCGACCAATGCCGCGGCATTCTCCAACGCCTGCCACATCGCCCCGGTATGATGCAGCACCCCCCAGGAGTAGACGACATCGAATTTTCCGAGAGATTGAAGATAGTCTCGATCGAGAACCGATCCCTTTTCGATCGACCAAGCGGCCTCTTGCGGGCAATACCGCCGCTTCAGCTCCTGCGTGCAGGCGACCGACTTGGGATCGAAATCAAAAGAGTGTACGGTGGCCCCCATCCTTCGCGCGGCAAGGCTGAATAATCCGCTTCCGGAGCCGATATCCAAAAACCGCTTCCCCGACAGTCTCTCCAGACCGAGCATCCGCTTCAACGAGCGTTCGGCCTCTTCGATCCGGGCCTCATCCAACACCGCCAGAAAGCGGCTCCAATTCTCTCCGAACTCAAAGCGCTCCCCGAGCGCGATTTCGGTTGGGTGACCGATCTTATTTTCACCGCCGGACGGCTTGAGCAAAGAGAGCCTCCCACATCTCCGCGACCTTCTCCACGCCGAATCGATCGACGACCTCCACGGCACGCGCGGCAAGACGCCGGCGCTCTTCTTCTTTGGACATCAGGCGGTCCATCGCTTTCGACAAAGCAGCCTCGTCTTGGTTTGGAACGAGAAGGCCGTCGA of the Candidatus Manganitrophus noduliformans genome contains:
- a CDS encoding class I SAM-dependent methyltransferase; translated protein: MLKPSGGENKIGHPTEIALGERFEFGENWSRFLAVLDEARIEEAERSLKRMLGLERLSGKRFLDIGSGSGLFSLAARRMGATVHSFDFDPKSVACTQELKRRYCPQEAAWSIEKGSVLDRDYLQSLGKFDVVYSWGVLHHTGAMWQALENAAALVADGGFLFISIYNDQLYKSVLWRKVKQFYCSGPLGKGLTVGFFIPYFVLRGAIFDLLCLKNPLKRYSNYKKERGMARWTDWFDWLGGYPFEVAKPEEIFNFYHQRGYRLQKLKTCGAGLGCNEFVFTKEE